The genomic stretch TCATCACACTGGTGAGTATAATTTTGAAGTTTCATATATTAAACTTCTCTTGATTCAGTGCTGAATTGATACGGTTCTTCATGTAGGAATTCAAGGGCTTCATAACATGCACACTAACTTCAACGTTCCCAGTATGGCTGGTTCACTTTCATCAAGAAATTCAGCAATAAACGGTGTACCTTCTGGAGGGATGCAACAATCTAGTGGAAATCTCCTTGCAGGACGATTTGGGTCAAATAATATAACGGATCCTCTTTCACAGGTACGTCTTATTTTCTCATTTGATATCATCATCGTGCATTCATGCTCCAATATATGTAGATTGTCTCTTCATATGATCTGTTTGTAAGATGCCAGGGTCAACAAATTTGGCGACAAATTGGGCACTGGCAATActatttaattgaatttttttttctagATTTCTCATGGTGTCTCACATGGGCATTCTGGAATCAGTAATAGAGGAGGTATGAACATCGTCGGAAGCCCTGGCTATAGTAATAGCACAAATGTTGTTGGTGGTTCTATTCATGGGGTTCTGCCGACGTCTGCTGCTGCGGGTAACCGTGGAGCTATGCCAGGCCTTGGCGTGTCACCTATGATGGGAAATGCAGGCTCTCGAATCACAAGCTCAATGGGAAATATTGTGGGCTCTGGCAACATTGGAAGGAATATGAGTTCTGGTGGGGGAATATCTGTGCCTGGTCTTACTTCTCGTCTGAATTTCACTACCAACAATGGCTCTGGAAGTTCTAGTTTGCAAGGACCAAATGGATTAATGGGCGGTGTCCTTCAACAAGGTATACTTTGTTTTGTCATAtcctttttgtttgttttggctgATGAAAGCAAATGTCATATAGTGGTTGTAACACTAAGCTTCCATATATTATTTATCAGCATAACTCTGATCATCATTTTCATCATTTTTGCTATAGTTTTTACCCGTGCATTATGCGATCTATTTACCGTGCCGAATTTAGTACTTTGACTTATTATCTAACAACTTCCAAGATACCTCAGTGAAGATAGATGTGTAACCCTGCGATGCTCGGACTTGGATACGAGGATCCAACACGGGTAGGGATCCTAGTGCCGGATCCTTGAAATCTCAAAAACAAGGACTCGGATACGAGgatccaaatttaaatttggactcggctaatttttatttatttctgaAAAATTTGATTATTAGttaaaaaatcaaagaaaagaaaggaaaagtagTTTCTTCATGTTTAACATGAATGAAGACTTTATTACAACATTAAATTCTTGTCAAGATCACTCCTGATATAGGGTTGCGGTACAAAACAGAGGTTTAAAACAAAACACTCTCACACTGATTTCTCATAGAAGGATCCGTCAAGGATCCATGTCCGGATCCTGTCCACCGGATCCTCAGGGTCAGGTGAAGAGTCCGAGCATCACACGTACTGTAACCACCATGAGAAAATTTATATTGAGTAGAGGTACTATTATCCGTGGCTGTTTGGGTGACAGTTAGTTTCTTTGCAATCACTCCAAGAAGGTTCTAAGATTCTAGATCAAGATGTGGTGTTCATTACTTGTGATCTTGTGCCTCACATCTTCAATCTACCTCACAAAGATTTCTTTCCGTCAAAATTTTGTTACATTTGAGAGACGCCGGGTAGTAATATGGCATGGCATGCTTATCATGTGTGTTAAACCATGCCCAAGATTAGCTTATATGCCAGTGCGAAATGACCTTTTATAAATGTTTATGACGTTTTTAGGCGGGCAAGAAAATGTTTTAGAGTACATTGGCTAGGGGGTTGAGCGAATCCTGACGAAATGGTCAAGTGGAAATTTAAAGACAGTATGACATTACACAGGGAAGAATTCTATGGGGCGTGATTTTGTATTTTATCTTTTCTGATTCtttcactttaatttttttttttgtttctcagCCCGTTTTCTTTTCATTTGAATCAATTGTGTTACTTTTCCTAATGTCTTGTACTCCGTATTACTTTTAATTTGTCTTCATTCTTATTTTTCGCCATTCCAATTCATAGTACTGAACTATTCATTACAAAGATTTCATCACTTTTGCCTTTTTCTTTACTTCTTTTGAGTTACTCTTTTTTCTTTTGTATATCTTGCTTCGcttttttacttttattattgtgttttccattttCTCCACTTTTTCATTGCTTCCTCATTTCATATTAACGGTAGCCTAACTTGTCTCATATGAGTTCAATTTCCGGAGCCAAATTCTTGTTAATTTTTGCTTTGGAATAAAATCAATGGCTGATATTGCTATGTAGCAGTGGGTCAATGCAATTTTTGTTTTGGGCCATCTGGATGCATTTTGTGTACATCTGACTACCCCTTACCTCGCCATGGCTGGAGCCTTTTAAGGGAATGAGGCTAATGTTGTTGTAGTGACATTAATAGAACAGGAATTATACTAGTTTAGGTATTTTTTTCTTGGCACCCTTCGTGGGTCAATTGCCAGATATATTAGGCTTAAGAATCACTGAAAAGTGCCTTTTTTGCTTTCAGCATCTCCACAGGTACTTTCGATGCTTGGGAACTCCTATGTGTCTGGAGGAAACCTGTTATCCCAGAACCATGGCCAAGCTGTTAATAACCTGAGCTCAAGGGCAATGCTACATGACATGAACTCCAATGATACACCTTTTGCAATGGATGATTTTCCTTCATTAGGAAGTCGACCTAACTCTGCTGGAGCACCTCAAGGACAAATAGGTAACTTGAAGGCCTTATATTATATTTTCTTGGTATTTTGTTTTCCAGTGCATACTGGTGTTACTTGGCCTGAGAGACAAACATCATGGCAGGTTCAATGAGAAAACAAGGTCTTGGTGGTCCTATAGGTCAACGGAACCAAGAGTTCAGCATCCAGAACGAAGATTTTCCTGCCTTACCTGGATTTAAAGGTCAGTACTTGTTGAAGTTTgtacataaaaattatgaacGGGTAATTGAAATAATTGCATCTGATGATAATGTTTGTGAACAGTTGTCCGTGAAAGGGGGGTTTCTCTTTCTTGCTCTCACAATTTTAAGTTAAAATTATGACTAACATGAAAATCTAAGGACCGGACTTGAACAAGAAAGCGCCATATAGGAGATTGAGAGGAGGGCAAAATGATAATCATTTTTAAGTCCATATGCCTCATTATAATACGCTGTTACAGGTTGTGTGTTGGAAATTAGCGCCATCTTCATTTTGTTCCTATTGTTTTGCATTCACATGCATGCAGGTGGAAGCGTAGATTTTGGGATGGACTTTCGTCAAAAAGATCAACTTCAAGACAACAGCGTATCGATGATGCAGTCACAGCATTTTTCGGTGAGTAGTTTTTGTACAACTAGATGGTTCTCCTTCTCCCTATCAATGTTCTTATGCTAACAAGGCGTTATGTGCAGATGGGAAGATCGGCTGGATTCACTCTCGGGGGCACATACTCATCTCATCAACCACAGCACCAGCAGCAACATATGCCATCAGTCAGCGGTAGCGGCGATTCATTTACATCAGCAAATAACCAGAGACTTATACAGTCGCATGGATCTGACATGTTCCCTTCCTCAAATTCAACGTTTCATATTCAGGTGCATACAGATAATTCACTAAAATTATTATCCTCCATGCCTAAATTCTCTTTCTTAAGCAACTGCTTAGCATTAGTTACTGTTTTTAGCACCCACCATAAACGACGAATATTCCAGATAATATTTTGAGTTAGATTGTGTTTGTATGTCATGCTATGCAACAACACAGATTAAAAGTCACTACTGATGGCAAAACTTCATATTTGAGGAAACAAAACCATTACTCCAACTCCTCCGGGCTCTTGCAAATGGTGGGTTAGGGGATTAGTTGTACGCAAAATTACTTTGTGTTAATAACATAAACAGGTTTTTTCCAGATAACCCATACTGAAAATTACATCAAGAATTGCATCGAGTGATGGCTAGTAACTAGAAAGAGCTGTCAGTATAGTGAACCATTTTGCTATATTTTTTCCTAATAATCCAGAATCAATTTTGTAGTGCGTCGTTGACTCCAATGGATGAAAACAATGTCATGAGAAAAAGCAGAATTCAGGGTGTCCTTTGTATTGGTGGTAGAGTCAATTCTACATCTACAATGGTAGATAGTGTTTCTTGCATTGGATTATACTGGTATGGAAATGTTCCCTTTGATCTTCTCACCAGATTGATCATAGTGAAAACTTTCCTCGGCAAGGCATGTTTTATTATGAAGCTTCACATGGCTTTGGGGTGCCCTTTGGCTTTTTTCTCTGATCTTGGTTGAACTATAGGACATTTAAAATCACAAATATTCGATGAATGCTCTTTTGCTAGGTTGTGCAGATAAAaggaatatttaagtgttaagTTGGTCGAGATCCTCTTACGGTCCTAGACTCCTAGCTATTTATAAAAGGCAAGTTGGTTAAGATCTGAATTTTGGCACGTCTAAAATATTGTTTGAAGGGTGATTGAAGATGATTCTGAATATAGACTATGGATTCTCTGGATACTAGAAGATAGTTATGAGTTATACTGTTTTTAAAACGGATTGAGTATGTCTAGTTTTTCTTTCAGTTACTATAAACAAGGCCGTATATGCTGCTCTCATCCCTTTCTGGATGAAGTAAAGGTTAAATATGCCTTGGCATGAGTCACGAGAAATTTCTTAAAAAGTCTTTCGAAATTAATAGgtatattataatatatatgtATGCCTCTCTAAGTTTTATTGTAATTATGGTAAAACAGTTATGGGCTCTTTCCAGGCAAATCTGTTAATGCTGAACTGCTGTTTGTTATACTCTTCTTGCTGTATTCATTTTTATGTGTGAGATAGGGTGGCGAAATTCACATGTCTGTTAATTTCACTGTGATTAGATGACATTTTAAAGGCTTGTTGTGAGGCGCAACTGGTAGCCTTCTTGCCTCTACAAGTCAATATTTGACCTAATCCGGTCCGCCTTTTAAGGTTGTGCACGTGTAAATCCTGACCCATGACTAAAACCCAAAATGAGCTACAATTTCACGGTTTGAACCTACCGGGCCTGTGATAACCCAACCCGAATTGTTCTGACATGAACTGGACCTGTCAGACCCTTTTGACATTTCTAGTTATTGTAGTCGATATCAGTCATAAGTGCATTATCTTGTTTTTTTAGCAGGGCAACAGACCGTCTGATAATAGCCTGAGGAGTGTTAACAATATAAGCACTATTTCTGGTGCGGGATCTTATGACCAACGAATGCAGCAATATCAACAGCAAAGCCAGTCTCAATTTCATCTACGCCAGATGCCCACGGTGAACCCGTCGTTTAGGGATCAGGGAGTCAAGCCTATTCAAGCTACACAACCTGCTGCTGATTCCTTTGGACTGTTGGGGTTGTTGGGCGTCATAAGAATGAGTGATCCTGATTTGACATCCCTTGCTCTTGGCATCGATCTAACTACCCTAGGCTTAAATCTGAATTCCTCTGAAGACCTTCACAAATCGTTTGGTTCACCCTGGACTGATGAGCCTGCCAAGGGAGACCCTGAGTTTGTTGTACCCCACTGTTACCTTGAAAAATTAGCTCCTCCTCTTAATGTAAGTGCTCTACTTATTCAAGGTGATTTTCATTTTGTAGTATAACTTTACTAGGAGGCCTTGGTCAGGGGAATGTCTTATGTTCCTTCCTTTTCCAAGGCCTGGTCACTCACCCTGCTGGGCTTGGGCCTATATAGTAGGCATCTAGCTAGGGGCCTGGTTCTTGCATATTAAAAAACGGCTATTTCGCATATGGGACGGTCTCATGATTATTTTAATATGAGAAGACCCATCTTACAAGAGACTAATTGATCAAAACAGAACTTCTAGTATTTAAGTTTTTTATTTCTTGTTATGGGATTCCTGCAGTATCTCAACTTCATGAAGTTTCCGATAGCAACATTGTTCTACATCTTTTACAGGTGGGTTTGTCTCACTTGTCCCTCTATTTCATTCCTGCAGTATCTCAACATATGGAGTATTATTTTGTTGCTATCTAACATTTTTTCTTGTCCCTTGACCCGTCCTGACGGGGCGGCAATACAGCATGCCGAAAGACGAAGCCCAGTTGTATGCAGCTCATGAACTgtatgttaattttttttactacCAAATTGATTTTCTTGTAATGGTTATTCGTCAGAGAGCTGATGTCACTTTGTGAATCGTTATGTCCTTTCCTTTATTCCCCTTAGTCAAGTCAAGCAATGTTCTGCTGTATGTTTGTCCGACTTTGCTGTTATAGATACGTGTGACCTTGGTTTGCAGTCATAGGAGAGGCTGGTTGTATCACAAGGAGCTCCGGCTTTGGTTGTCGAGGATAACTAATGCGGAGCCTCCGTACAAGACTGCAACATTTGAGCGAGGATCATACAAGTTCTTCGATCCAACTACATGGCAAGAGACACAAAAGGTACGCACGGTCAAACATAATTGCTTTAGGTTACATCGTGACTGTCATTCTTGGACTTGAGTATGGGTGTCAGACTTGGTATGTATCCAAGTGTTGGACTTCTGCGCAGCGTGAATTGAGACATGTAGACTGATCATAATCGAGGATACTGTACTGGTCTAATGGTGACACCTCAATGACCATATACAAGGTCGAAGTTTGAAATATATGGAGTTTTTTAAGCGATACTCCCccttcgtcccaatcatttgtttacctttgattaacatactcctcacaaagaatataaaaggtaaacaaatgaatgatagACAGAGGGAGTAACAAAATGTTTGAGGAACAAAACTTAATATCGCTAAACATCATATTTAATGCTTCCCACATCATCTCCTCCTTTACTAGCCTTGCTTTCTATAATTTCACGAGGAGAACTGTCGATTTAGGGGCTGGTGACGAATTCCATATTTGTATCCTGTAGGGTCGCTTGAAACACTAGTATGAGTATGACAGATGACCCTAGAAGTAATTCCTAATTAGTCAGAGTACCTGGATGCCTGAGGCGCCTAGGCTGGAGTGTTTTTCAGTTATCGTGGATATTGAATTATTGATGTTTGGCTTTATTTGCAGGATAACTTTGTACTGCAATACGAGTTGATAGAGAAAAAGGTGACCCTAAATCAACATTAGTTTACTAGTCGGGATGTAAATTCTAATGAAATTAGCAAACAACGGTCAGAAGTGGAGTTTAGTTTACTGCTGCAACAAAATCTTGCATTCAGGATTTACAGTTTATGATGTTTCATACTTCCAGCTCGCAGGTTGGCCTTAACAAATAGTAGTACTGTTTTAGGGAGTAACTGAATGTCATTATTGATAGTTCTATTCAATTACAAGTACTCTGTTGTCACCGACTTTCCGAATTATTAAGCTTAAAAACATCTGTAGTACAGTATATTAGTGTTCAGTTGtaaattttctttttcttttttttttttttttgtgccgtgTTTCATTTAGTGATGTAGGTTCAAGCAATTTACAACTTCATCCAGTCACCAAAAATGGTCATTCTTTCATGTGTGCATTCTTCAGCTTTGCATTCTCTTCTTTGAATCCATCTTCCCTTAACACCATCGTACCCACCGTCTCAATCACCTCTTCCGCCCaacgacaaccaccaccacaatcACAGGTTGGATCAAAATTGACTGACGGTAACACTGTTTGGTTCAGAATAATCAAAACATTTTGCACAAAATTATATTTTCGACAAAAAGGAACTAACATATTATGTTGAAATATGGTTTAAATTTTGTCTCGAGGACTGTACAAAACTAGATGAGATTTTTTTGTGAGGGAATATGAAATTCCTTTTAAAATACATCACTCTTATTACACTTTAAATTATATTATTCCTTTCGTCCCAGTTATTTGTTAAATTGTCCATTAAACGCATTACAAAAATAGAAAGTTCAGCAATTAAATGGAATAAACAAACAAATGACTAGATTGGAAAGAAtatctgttatatttaattaaccgTAGTCGTGAGTTTCTCGGTTAACCTCTTTGACAAGGCACAAAAACTCTAATAAATCGCTTATTATTTTACGTAAATACCCCTATAAAATATCTAAATTTTTTTCAAACACTTAATAAAAAAacgatttaaaataaaattattacAAGGCACTCAGTCTTTAGTTAACCACGAATTCTCATTTATAACGGTAGTAACATCCCACAACCAATTAGATTAATGTTAAAAAGGGAAATGATAATTTCCTCTGAAAATAAATTATATTTCGTCATAAACAAGTTACGTTTCGTTACAAGCAACAATAACACCCGCTTGTGTTAAAAACGTGCCGCTTTATGACTTTAACTGCATTAATAACCATTTGACAATCGCTTTCAATAATAATCTTCCGCTCCCCAGCTCGTCATGCCTCCTTTAGCCCATGTAGAACTACCATGGCTTCTGCAAACTCGGGTTCCCACTTCTGCCGCACTTGAATTGCACATGCTCTTCTCGCCATACCATCCTCCCCACGACAAATTAATCCCCATCCCACACCTACATCCTTTAGCAAACTCGCGTCAACATTAATCTTCACCACACCCACTCCAGAACATCGTCAATATTATCTATTACATTTAATTGACCGTACTCGTGGATTTCTTGGTTAACCTCTTAGACAAAGCACAAAAactagtactccctcctattcagggttttcttccctatttccttattcggttattcgagttttcttccctatttcatttttttgggttgatttgtgtggtccaaattcaatggcatgtggggtagtgtattttgtgtggtccaaattcatttccttATTTATTGGGTAAAAAGTAAAGAGGGaaaaatatagtgaataggagggagtataaagtcATTCTTAATAAATTGCTTGTTATTTACGTAAATACCCCTATAACATTTCCAAATTTATTTCACACTTACTAAATGacgatttaaaataaaattactacTCGTACATGACACCCGGTGTTTAGTTAACCACGAATTTTCATTTGTAACGGTTATAACGCCTCACAACCAATTAGATTAAAGTCAAAAAGGGAAATAACTATGACCTCACAATCCGTCATAAACAAGTAATCTTTCGTCACAAGCAAGAATAGCACCCGCTTGTCATGCGAAAAATTGTGTTAAAAACGTGCCGTGTCGATTCAACCAAAATTTGAGAGGGAAAATATTAAAAAATCCCGCCTTCGATTCATTCTCCCGCACGCTTCTCTTCTCAAATTTCAAAACTCCCTCATTTTTCAATTCACCCAACCACCTCTTTATAAACCACCCTCTTATCTCCATTCCATCTCAACCACACCtccaaaccctaaaaaaaatccCCAATTCTcccaaaccctaaaaaaaaaatgCCTGCAATTATGGAACAATCAGAACCCTTACTCGCCCCAAACCCAGATCGATTCTGCATGTTCCCAATCAAATTCCCCCAAATCTGGGAAATGTACAAAAAAGCCGAAGCTTCTTTCTGGACTGCTGAAGAAGTCGATTTATCTTCCGATTTACGTCACTGGTCCGACACTCTGACATCCGATGAACGTCATTTCATCACTCACGTGCTCGCCTTCTTCGCCGCATCTGACGGTATTGTGCTTGAGAATCTCGCTTGTCGTTTCATGAAGGAAGTTCAACTTCCTGAAGCGAGAGCATTTTACGGGTTTCAAATCGCTATTGAAAATATCCATTCCGAAATGTACTCCTTATTATTGGAGACTTACATTAAGGATTCGGATGAAAAATCGGGTTTATTCCGTGCTGTTGAGACTATCCCTGCTGTCAAGCGCAAGGCCGATTGGGCCTTGCGCTGGATTGATGGCGGGGAGAGTTTTGCTGAGCGAATTGTCGCTTTCGCTTGTGTTGAAGGAATCTTCTTCTCTGGAAGCTTCTGTGCGATATTTTGGCTCAAGAAACGAGGATTAATGCCAGGGCTTACCTTCTCGAACGAGTTGATTTCCCGAGACGAGGGTTTACACTGTGATTTCGCCTGTTTGTTGTACTCGCTGTTGAACAATAAGGCGAGTGAGGAGCGCGTGAAGGGAATTGTTTCGGAGGCAGTGGAAATCGAGAGGGAGTTTGTTTGTGACGCGCTGCCTTGCGCGTTGGTTGGTATGAATGGAGAGTTAATGAGTCAGTATATTGAGTTTGTTGCTGATAGGTTGTTGGGAGCGTTAGGGATTGGAAAGGCTTACGGAGTTTCGAATCCGTTTGATTGGATGGAATTGATTTCATTGCAGGGGAAGACTAATTTTTTCGAAAAGCGGGTTGGGGAGTATCAGAAGGCTTCTGTTATGAATAGTTTGAATGGTCATGGTGGTTCTCATGTGTTTAAGCTTGATGAAGACTTTTAATAAGgattgtttatttgtttttcgatttgttgTATTGGTTTTAAGTTAATTGTGTGTCGTTTTTCGGGTTTTATTTGATTATGAAGCAGCAGTAGTAGTAAACTAGTAATAGTAGTACTAATTTCTGGCTCCCTGCTAGTAATGTAAAATTGAAGTTCTATTGTATTCGAGTAATTTACTGTTCTCTATCTATCATGTTTGTGCGTTTTGCTATTAAATTTGATGCATCTCTGTTGGATTATTTCTAACTTGGGCTAGTTGGGTGTCTAGTCAAGTTGCTTGAATCGTGCTTGGTTAGTACCGATTATTTATGAATAATGAACATGGTTAATTGAAACGAGTCTTACAAATGTATAATGAATGATGCAGATGTTCAGCATCCTGTACATTATAGCAGGAATTTTTTCGAATATCTGGTTGACAGTGTATTGATGTTCAATGTTCCCTCTGATTTACTGGATACTCCGAATTTGTTACCAGTTAGAGCTATCAAGTTGTAATTAGACGGTTTCGTTCATCTTTGAATGTACCCACCATATCTTCAGGTTTAACAATTGAATAAGCTAACACCTTTGAAATGCCAGGTTTTCACTTCTCCGTTCTCATACCGAACTTGTATCCTCCCAATGTTGAAATGCTGCATTTCTAAGGGTCTCAAGCGAGAGGCTCTAGGATAAAATTGAAAACGGGTTAATGGCTTAATGCCTTCACTCATGCCCGTGACTTAAGGTTAGTGGTTCCTCAATCCTCATGAATGGAGTAGAGGTTTGATAATGGTTGACGAGGTGAAATGAGCGTACCTAAGAATTTCTCTACAATCTCAAAAAAACCCTTAGATTCGCACTCCTTCCAATCATGTTGTCTATTTATCGACTTTCTAACGGTAGCTTTGATTGTAAATAGGCCAAAAATTGCGAAAAAAAATATGAAGGTACTCGTATTATATAGAGAGTATAATATAAAAAAGCCTTTCACAAGGCTACATTGAATTTTGTACACGAGCAGGGGCGTCTAGGGCCTCAGGCAACCACGAGCTGTAGAGCCGGACCTTCGGTTTTAATCACCGAATTTAAAAGCTTTATTGATGAAGTTCAATACAAACCTCGACATATAAAGTTCATATTTGGGGACTCATTTATTTTTTAGTGCACCGAACATCCATTTACTTTAAGATGCCCTGCATCCCACATCCACATTCCCAAATAAATCGATTAAAAGGGTTGTATTCCGTTAAGAGCACAATAATTATGTTATACTCAATATATTAAATACAGaagaataaacaagcaacaagttgAAATGGCCGAGTTGGTCTAAGGCGCCAGATTAAGGTTCTGGTCCGAAAGGGCGTGGGTTCAAATCCCACTTTCAacatcttttttatttttttattttttcattgTACCCGCGTGTGATTTAACTTACCACATCTTTTCAACATCTGAATCTTGAACCAAACACTGTTAATCACTCCGTTTTTCACGAGTCATCTTCATTTACGGTGCATCTAGGGAAGAATGTGGGAATCGGCAAGGAGCACGCGATCTTCTCAGTACTTGATGGGTTGGTTTTCTGTCCTAATTTTCATCAATATAAAAAGAGGACTATTTGAGCATAAAAGGTGTCTCTTACAGTCTTACATATGGATTGATACCCCCCTCGGCCACAAAACTTGTTACGAGCAAGGAAAAGAGAGTACTTGAGGGTACAACACGAGAAAAAGAAGGCGAGAAAGGAAGAATCTCGGGTTGCCATTGGAAAAAAGAGAACAGCGGCTACCAACATGGCAAACATCTACTACATGGGAATCGTCTGCAGAAACACGAGACTGCAGCAACGTACAAGTTTTATATAACAAACTAGTATTCCGGTGTATCTAATTAAACGAAATGCACTAGTCTACATGACAAACTAACATTATGTCTTCTACTTCAAAGTCATCTGATGACCTTGGTCGAGTCGTCCTTGAGGTGTTGCTAATATGTTTTGTATCGAGTCATGCTTAAGAACGTCTCCTCTTAAACTGTTTAGTATTGTGCAAAGACTGGAAATCGATTCATGCTAAACAACATCGCCTCTTCAACTGTTTAATATTTGTCCAAGATGGCGGGGTATGGAAATATAGATCCGATCAGAACCGTCAGTCATTGCTAATTTGCCTACAGAGATCATAACTTCTCTTGTAAGTACTAAGTAGACCTGGAAAATGGGTCAATCGGGACGGGTTCGGGCCTGATCATTTCGGGTCAGTAGACTTCGGGGTGGGTTACGTTCGGGTCAACTAGTATCAAGTTATTTGTGGATAATAATTAGTTTGCAACAAATAAAAATTCGAGTCGAGTTATACGggatcgggtcaattcgggttcagGTCATGTTCGGGTCGTGAGCTCAGGTCATTCGGGTCGGGtccattttgccaggtctacttgtAAGCTGGTTGTGTTTAACTCGATAAAAATAACCAGTTTAAACTTAGACGGATAGTATCCGTCTTAAACGAGACCATACCCAAGTCCCAACCTAGATGCTTCACAATCACCAACTAAGTGGGACACAAGAAGCTTAGTTGGATCCAATAGAGTTCACTACAACCTTATCCACCTTCACAATCTAATCTTAGCATCATCCACTCCCCACATATCACATACCATTTCac from Silene latifolia isolate original U9 population chromosome 2, ASM4854445v1, whole genome shotgun sequence encodes the following:
- the LOC141643636 gene encoding putative NOT transcription complex subunit VIP2 isoform X2; this encodes MSGVLNSSLNGSATNITDGAGRSFSSSFSAQPGAGTPVFHHTGIQGLHNMHTNFNVPSMAGSLSSRNSAINGVPSGGMQQSSGNLLAGRFGSNNITDPLSQISHGVSHGHSGISNRGGMNIVGSPGYSNSTNVVGGSIHGVLPTSAAAGNRGAMPGLGVSPMMGNAGSRITSSMGNIVGSGNIGRNMSSGGGISVPGLTSRLNFTTNNGSGSSSLQGPNGLMGGVLQQASPQVLSMLGNSYVSGGNLLSQNHGQAVNNLSSRAMLHDMNSNDTPFAMDDFPSLGSRPNSAGAPQGQIGSMRKQGLGGPIGQRNQEFSIQNEDFPALPGFKGGSVDFGMDFRQKDQLQDNSVSMMQSQHFSMGRSAGFTLGGTYSSHQPQHQQQHMPSVSGSGDSFTSANNQRLIQSHGSDMFPSSNSTFHIQGNRPSDNSLRSVNNISTISGAGSYDQRMQQYQQQSQSQFHLRQMPTVNPSFRDQGVKPIQATQPAADSFGLLGLLGVIRMSDPDLTSLALGIDLTTLGLNLNSSEDLHKSFGSPWTDEPAKGDPEFVVPHCYLEKLAPPLNYLNFMKFPIATLFYIFYSMPKDEAQLYAAHELHRRGWLYHKELRLWLSRITNAEPPYKTATFERGSYKFFDPTTWQETQKDNFVLQYELIEKKVTLNQH
- the LOC141643636 gene encoding putative NOT transcription complex subunit VIP2 isoform X1, whose product is MSGVLNSSLNGSATNITDGAGRSFSSSFSAQPGAGTPVFHHTGIQGLHNMHTNFNVPSMAGSLSSRNSAINGVPSGGMQQSSGNLLAGRFGSNNITDPLSQISHGVSHGHSGISNRGGMNIVGSPGYSNSTNVVGGSIHGVLPTSAAAGNRGAMPGLGVSPMMGNAGSRITSSMGNIVGSGNIGRNMSSGGGISVPGLTSRLNFTTNNGSGSSSLQGPNGLMGGVLQQASPQVLSMLGNSYVSGGNLLSQNHGQAVNNLSSRAMLHDMNSNDTPFAMDDFPSLGSRPNSAGAPQGQIGSMRKQGLGGPIGQRNQEFSIQNEDFPALPGFKGGSVDFGMDFRQKDQLQDNSVSMMQSQHFSMGRSAGFTLGGTYSSHQPQHQQQHMPSVSGSGDSFTSANNQRLIQSHGSDMFPSSNSTFHIQQGNRPSDNSLRSVNNISTISGAGSYDQRMQQYQQQSQSQFHLRQMPTVNPSFRDQGVKPIQATQPAADSFGLLGLLGVIRMSDPDLTSLALGIDLTTLGLNLNSSEDLHKSFGSPWTDEPAKGDPEFVVPHCYLEKLAPPLNYLNFMKFPIATLFYIFYSMPKDEAQLYAAHELHRRGWLYHKELRLWLSRITNAEPPYKTATFERGSYKFFDPTTWQETQKDNFVLQYELIEKKVTLNQH
- the LOC141643637 gene encoding ribonucleoside-diphosphate reductase small chain-like, producing the protein MPAIMEQSEPLLAPNPDRFCMFPIKFPQIWEMYKKAEASFWTAEEVDLSSDLRHWSDTLTSDERHFITHVLAFFAASDGIVLENLACRFMKEVQLPEARAFYGFQIAIENIHSEMYSLLLETYIKDSDEKSGLFRAVETIPAVKRKADWALRWIDGGESFAERIVAFACVEGIFFSGSFCAIFWLKKRGLMPGLTFSNELISRDEGLHCDFACLLYSLLNNKASEERVKGIVSEAVEIEREFVCDALPCALVGMNGELMSQYIEFVADRLLGALGIGKAYGVSNPFDWMELISLQGKTNFFEKRVGEYQKASVMNSLNGHGGSHVFKLDEDF